The sequence tttttctaacactctcattttattcttccaactttctgtAGTTGGAGTGATGTCCTTAATTGTTGTATATAGTGTACTCATTTATTCACCTGctttcaaataaaacaatagatatacaaaataaaattaaatataactaagctcatattaaaatcaatctcacctttcaatatagtaaaagatttttaaattgattcattctcacttaataataattgtgacagacttaacgaataataatattatgttacctaataacaaaataggaatccaccaaacaacattatgaaaatttattccaggtataattatataaatctattactcattgaagtctataagaaactctaaaaagctcacaatacgaaatttcacatcaaaaatctaaaaatgatcaactatgtagcaggaataataatacaataactaaaattgcctagtcatatacagtcttaaaacttaaaagagtgacattattcattcaagtttcgactaagtgtttctgagtttgagttataaTATTGTGTCCTGTGTTTATGTCCAAATATTATGTGTCTCTGGCTAATCTAGTGAAGAAGATTAaagttttgattctcaataaatagaatgaatataagtgtatactttgtagtaggttattattgtgtcatttttaagttaatgtgtcaacttgaaaataattaatttaataaacagaatggagtcaatctaaaaatatttttctaccttaataagtagagctatagaaaacaaactcagtaactttttgagtgttaaaaaattgtaaatggttataaattcagagtaagtaagttgtgtgtggcagctggttaaagaagccaaaattgaggtttatgattagaaagtagaagcaccgctagaactttcctttgtttgaagtaatagtataataactaatattttttattacatattaataattaattcaagatgaacttttcaaagtatttttgaaacatcgtgggatatataaatgcaatacttttgcatctttagcaatatatatataatatataaatagtagtaaattcttatttaatttttaattgtatcatggcataaaatttaatatatagctTTTTACTTACCATGCATGGTCGACACCTCAATTGAATAGAGTCCTATTCAATTAGTTTCTGTTTTTCGTGTCTTGATTTCAGATTgtaagaaattattatttttctttggaCCTTGACCACTTAAACTATGATCGTATagttttagaataaaattcttatatgatcgtagatgtatatttatggtattgtttattaataattaagatatcaaattaaatattttaaaccatgaatttctcataaaccattttatttttattaataaatcattttattttatattcggTTCCCTACTCATCCTTTCAACCTCAATTATTTCTTTGTGATTTACaaccaattttgtcatttttttcacctacaaaattaaatttatttaaaaatccaccccatatatatctattatcaaactgtacatatatacaaatgcttgattagtttaaaatttaaaaaagttttatgtttctaaaaatttaaaagatgagtCCACACGAAAATTTTTGATTGGTTGGTAGTTTTAAAAAATctgtttggtttggttttgtttttactttttaatttttaaaattgtattttcaaaattaataaaccattttatttttattaataaatcattttatttttaatataaataaaaagtcaatttctcataaactaagaattctgttatataagcatactttatatagaatataaataattatataatattctttgcttttatttatttatatatatcacaattggtattctttttttttccctaTCTCAATGCGATTCTTTGAGTGTGTTTACTGAGAATATTTAAtgcttaataatctcttttcaTTCTTTCTTAGTTTACTATGATTTTGAACTACATTTGTGTTTTTGCCACTTTTTCTGTTCATTGTGATCTTGAACCAcaataaattattctaaataatataaataaaatggattgctaaatatcaattcaaatattaatagaatttgttttattattattttattatatataaataatattttattattttattaaataaaaataaaagtcacccataaatttctcataaactaataattttaattatataggcacactttatatagaatagatatattttGTTGGTATATCATAAAAAAGGAAAGTGGGTTGGAGATGCCGAGAAGCCCCATGACAAAACCTTATATACCAAATACATACATAATTTTGGACATATATATTTAGGATCGATCTTGATTCAATGTACGTAtcacataatattaattaatattagtaCCACCATATACAATACAACTGAACTGACCACAAATCAAAAGGAAAAGGGTTGTCGCTGTGGACTTTCCAAATATATATTAGTGTCAGCTTTTGGAAGATTAAAGAAATATTTATGATTTGCTAGCTAGCTGTGATTTATATAATTTGATACGTAActacataaaattttatattatgggAAACGTACAACCATATTATGTATAATTAAGTGATGAGTTGTGCCACTTTTCATCAGATCAAATGGTTCTTATATGCTCACAGTTTGTTGTGTTATAATCATATATtgaaatctttaaaaataaaactcaaataattaattatcattttaaacaattattaattatatatgattatGAGTAGATGCCATTTTTATGCTTTTATGgattatatatcaatatatataaatatactttgACCAACAACAGAGCATGAATGGATTAATTAGCATACAATTAATGTCATAGCTAGCCTAGCATgacataaaaattaattaattattaaatattgttATAAGACATTAATAATACTTAGTACAAGGGCCGGTCTTGAGTTGAAATGAcctataagtaaaaaaaaaatatttaggcccttactatataataataaatagtatttttaaaaataattaaaaaaatatatatattttttaaagacaatttttttatttgagtttcTAAAATGAGTAGACTTTAAGTGCGGGCCTAACTCACCTATATCCAGAGTCAGTACTGCTTAATTAGTATGTAACACTGTATTATTTGTGatacttaatattattattatattaattagttgttttataaataataaataacacttggtattaaattatattaataattatattatattttataaagatattaagtataatattttttaaaaattattatatattaaattatataaaatttaataagtaATTGTATGGACAACAATATAATAAGTAAAAGTAGAATTTGTTTTAAGATTTGTATTAATATATGATGGATGGACAATACATATATAAGGTTTTTAGTTGTGCACCCGTGACACACAGAAACTATAACCCGTGAATTATTTGATATGCCACGTGCCACTCTCTCTATCCACGTATCTCCatacaatatttttaatttttataataaatttaaagagagagaggagaggCTATCTTGATTCTTGACCAGACTGATGAGCAGAATCAAACTTTACTGCTGCATGTGAAGTGTGAACTACTCTATATATGTTTCTGTTTTGGAAATCTAATATTTGAGGAAGACTCTGCTAGCTCTTACATATATCTAATCACCAATCCATTTTCACACCATGCCAATCATCAACACTCTTTCctatctttattatttatatagagTTCTTATTATGCATTAGTAGTGTGCCAAATTATTAGGGCTGTACATATATTTTCGTAAACCGCCTAAACCGAATAACCCGCCTAAACCAAACCGAAAaaactgccaaaaaaaaaaaaaccgaaaaaaccgacgaaaaaaaaaaccgcccaatctgtatattaggcgggttgaaaataaagtaacccgcccaattaaaccgaccTAACCCGACCTAACCCGACCTAccactattaattttttattttttattttttaaaaaatattatttattttatcctattaaaaaaactaaagtggcaggttttttaaaaataattatcagaTATTTATTAAAGGTAaaagtttaataaaaaaacCCCAAATCTAAGACTCACTCACGACTCACTCGTCTCTCTCATCCTCATCCGCTCTCGCTTCGCCGTCACCATCTCAGGCGGTCTGAGATTCTCGCTCACGTCTTCACGCAGCCACTCCAGCAATTGGTAATCTCTCTCTAGGTTTAGAAATTTTATGGTGCAAATTCTCAAGCAAGTAAGATGTAGACTGTACTTAATCACATTTTCTTACTATTTTCTCTAGTAAACCTTGGATCTATGTAATTTTAATGAAACCGAGATCCTCTGGTTACTTAAAAATTGTTGAACGGATATATAAATTTACCTATATAGCAAGTTGTCTTATGTATTATATAAATACTAAATAGTATGCGTGAATATATACTCAATCCTAGATACAATTGCTCAAACCATAAGCAAAAAATCTACAGAtctattttttagaaaaagaaaaggtttggccggtttgggcgggttaacccgaccaaaccgaccaaaccgttaGTCggtttgtagtttttttttttaaattgggcgggttgcacttaaattttagcaacccgaactttaaattgggttagaaaatatataggataaaccgcccaacccgacCGACGTACAGCCCTACAAATTATAGGTGGTGCTACACGATTGacttatgatatttttttaaagttaagtgaacttattagaatttgaactcttaacttcttaattgttaaactaatcaaattaccactaaattataacatatatttagcaattaaaatattattatttattttattactaattatattttaatttttttttcgaaacggGTCCTGAGCGGTGGGGGCTTAAGGCGGCCGCCTCCTACGTCTTAGCTCAGGGCCGACCTCGATTAGATAATATGTGATACACTTTAACTAACTAAGctatgaatatttattatttacaatacacttaattttacttaaattaataaaagcctaataatttttcaatttttattttggacCCTTGAAAAGTATGGGCtctaggcacgggcctagcccgctTATGCCTAAGACTGGCCCTGTGAGActcgatatttaattacactaataacagTATACTACAAACAAAATTACTTTTAgtaacaacataattttttgtgattaaatgtgacatttaatcacaataaaaagttacttataattaaaacatatataatatttaatgcaagttgtcactaatttaattagttttaatcacaataagtattataactaaaaacacatttagtcacaataaattgtaatttttgtaactatatAATACTTTTAAACACAGATGTTTTAATaacaatttataattagtcacacattttttacttttaatcacaagttttgttgtgactaaaaattaaattttttatagtaGTATGACacttataaaaagaaaatactaaGCACCACACTTACCTTTTaaccattttattatttatataatatatattattttacacaTAACCAATACTTATTTatgaaaacataaaaaatagatacaggtaataataattaaacttaGAAATAATGCATGCATACTTTGCAAAATCATGAGGGAAATTTGACttggaaaatttaaaaaatatgtataaaataCTTTAATATTTTGTGCCTAAACTAATACTTTTTAAGATTGAAAACATATGACCACTTTTCCAAAACCCCAATAATACTCCTCTCAAAAACTCAaaccctttctctctccttccctcaaactctctctgCCTCTTCCCCTTCGCCCGAACCCACATCGCACACCCCCACACAACCCACTCCGACTGACCACTCCGATCGAGACCCACACCCACCATTCCGACCCTCATCCGCGTCACGGAGGAGACCCACTTCGGCATGGAGGAGACCCGAACGGTGCCCAACAATGTCCAAGGTTCACATCTGCGATTTGGGGAAATCACAGTTTGGGGAAGACGATGGCCTGATGGGATCCAATGCATGTGCGAAAAAATTCTGTTTGGGTCCGACGGGTCCGATGGGACCCCGGTGTGGGTTCGATGCATGTGCTGGAAAAATTTTTGGGTTCGACAGGTCCGATGCATGTGTTGTGTAAAAATTTTTTTGGGTCCGACGGGTCTGATGGGGACCCCgattggggtccgatgggtatgaagaaagagagaagaagagaggggaTAGGAGATAATGTAaatgggggtattttagggatattATAAAATGTGTCACATCCCACGAATATTACATGTTATGTGTTTAGGGAAAAAATATTGTGTATTTGTAAGCATAAAAAgtcaaatatttttaaaaactctTAAGAGCTCAAAGATTGAATCTCTCATAACTacacattaaatattttttaaaaaattaaaaagtagaaaTTGGGAATTGATCCCATGATCTAGTTTAAAATAAGACTTTTTACCACTACACcaaataatttttgtaatattttcttcttatttaatatttaatttatctatataaatatttttttttcacaatctCGAGGTCCTGAACGTTTGGGGCCCGAGACGCACACCTAACCCGCCTAGGCGCCTACTCTTAGGGCCGGTCCTGATATACTTATAGCATAATTAATGTCAGGCCTGATTATTGAGGTGGTGTTAGGATGTACAGGTtagttttaataaaatacaaatgaGTTGGTTctcaaaaaacaaaagaaacctAATTAATAACAATCCTCTATTTATTATGATCAGCATAATTAGTTCATGACACCAATATTAAgcatattttttcattttagcttttatatatatattttttagtaaaatCAAATCcacttcattaaataattaaatccgTCACATTATAATATTCTTGAGGTACTAGTTGGTAaatcattttcaaaaaataaaaggaacgaTTTGATCATAAAAAAAGAGCCCCAAGTAAGATAATCTGACTAGCCCTAAACAAGACAAGGCAATCTACTTCAttttaactaatttatatttacatttcgaaattatttattcccTTCCAAAATTAACCTATAGATActcatttttattgttttggaAACACAGATAAATATACCCATTTTAGTTTTAACTTTTAAGACACGTGTCATAGCTAGAAACCacgaatttaaaaattaattctcacccaccaaataataataataataataataataatataaaagtgCATGTACTCAATCAATCACAACCTTTTGTTTCTATCATGGAGCAATATAGAGAGATCATATATATCtctatatagagagagaagagaagagaagagaagagagtaTGATTCTGAGTCCCCACGTGACAGATTCAGACAAAACCATGCAACGTAACAGACTTTATCGGTTCCTTCCATTTTCCTATATACATAGTTAATTTAACACCTATAAAAACCCCACTTCCTCACCCCCTGCCATCTCACAAAGCAATAAGCTAGTCACATATATatctatacatacatatatatatactcacacTCTAgctctaactatatatatatgtttctcCAAGTTATAGCTAGTCTTATATAAAATTTGCATGCATGCATTGCATGGGACCATTATATCACTACTACTGAAGCTGCTCCTCAATTGCCCATTGATCTGTGCAAGTTAATAATCAGGTGAATTTTGCCATTggatattatttatatacttgtgtgtgtatatatatatatgtaaatatatataatgtgtaAAAATATATCACGTGAGatacaaattaaagttgttgGCTTTAGTTTGGTTACTTTATTCTTTGTTAacttataattgactaataataattaattattttaatttatatataatacagagttttttttttttttttttttttgtattagtgATGTGTTggcatatatttaatttaagtgtgGGGGAAATTGTTTGGTTGAAACTAACAAGTTATGGACCATAGAGAAATTGGATGATGAACCCGTGAATGGATTAAAATTCTATTGTCGAGCAgctatatatacttttttatatataatttatatatatatattattattgtttgatctctttctctctctatatatttatttattataaatatatatatataatagctaCATGCCTTCCTGCTTCCGTGGCCACAAATAGCTAGCAAACAATGAAGAGTCACGAGAGTTTTTGATTTTACATCATGAAACCCCCCACATTCACCCAATTAATAATGCTTTCTCTTctgatcatcatatattattttcaattattctctctttctctctcttttcctctacATATATTCCAAAAAGTTTATCATGTATACACGTATACTCTATAATATCTTTCTTATTCATTATTGagatttttctctctaaaaatgCTATAAAAAACTATTGGTGTTTGGCAATGGCATCACACgactttgaaaaaaaattaagtattaagtcacataatttaatttagtagttattataaaatattgctaattatttgtaaaataatattttgtagcgtgtattattcttttattattatatattatgtatatgcatatatttttttttgaattaaatatattatatatgtatttcaaGTAGTATAATTAATCAAGTACGCGTACGTACACAACACACACAACATCTCTCATGTCGTTATAAATTAACAAGTGgggtaactatatatataaataataaatgcaGCCAATACAAACGTAAAGAATATATGTATCAGTCTTTTAATAGGTACGTATAGCATTAAGGAATATTGgtagtttaattaattagtatattgTAAGGTATTATACATACGTGTCTACATACACATGATTAGAtggaattttgtttttgaaatgtACAAAAATATATGGTAATTGGTTTTAAGcaggggcggacccacattgtagcgaGGGGGGGCAGTCGTCCCCTgaaaaaaaatcgagaaaaaaatgtatatgtattttaattagttacaacatatatttgtattaaaagatgatatttatagacataatagtaaccttggtgtaatggttaaggtagTTGGTAAATAGATTAGAGGGTAAAGGTTCAAACCCCACTAActacattttatattttctttttaaatttatttacacccccctcactttaaattctgggtccgccacTGGTTTTAAGGACATATTAACTTCAAAAATTTCCTAAACAAATTAAACTAGTATAAATGAGTACAATTAAGTTCCAAAATGGTCTTTTTAAATggatttattatgaatttttatataCTCAATAATCAATAGGCACATTACTTGGTTATGTATCTATCTATGTTATGGAGAGCTAGCCTTGTTGGGGAGGTGAAACATGTAAAGCACCAGAGAAAGACATGTGGCAGTGGCACTGAGTTCTAGATCTTACTGACCTCAAATCAAACTAGTTCACAAGCTTAAACATAGCTgcattttctataaatatatatataaaaattacactaGAGAGTAAAAAAGCAGCAGTACATGCATGCACATGTGTATATGTATGTCaaatattattatgtgtatcaaAACAGTTTTAAGTTGGAcagagtgaaaaaaaaaaaaagagaaaaagaattaGCTGCTAGATTTTTGGACCACATAACATGGTGTCATATACGgtctaaaactttaaaaaataaaataatagacaaaagaaagtgagagataactaggaagaatctagttaaaaaaacaaaagaacatGTAATGTAACACTACCAGATTATTGCCACACACAAAGAAAAACCCTTCAAAaacctttttcattttttctctTCTCCACCACATTTCAACCAACAAAAACAGAACACGTGTCATCATCACACATCATAGTGAACTTTTAAAAACATTCATCACTATAAAATTAAGACTCCTCTGCTCCAATTATTTCgtactacatatatataatataactcacTACTACTCTCCCTCTGTTATAATTTTTCAGAACAAGCTATATACAAAGAAGGAAAAAGAATCAACCAATGGAGATAATTCGTGGGCTGTTACTAATTTTTTggatgattgttattattaacaATGTAGAAGGAAGATTTCATTACCACAAGAAGCAAAACAAGAACAACAATGAATCCCCAACACCTTCAGCTTCAGTTGTGCCATCAGacccttcttcttctcctcctccTTCATCATCACCAGTAGTAGTACCTTCAGACCCTTATGTAAACAACCCTGCTCCAGCACCAGAGGATGATGATACGACAACAGGAGGGGGAGATAATTGTACGACATTCGATGTTATGTCGTTTGGTGCAGTTGGAGATGGTGTGGCAGACGACACTGCAGCCTTTAAAGAGGCATGGAAAGCTGCCTGTGGTGTTGAATCCGGTGTCGTTTTGGCCCCTGctgattattgttttaaaattacTTCTACTATCTTTTCTGGACCCTGCAGCCCTGGATTAATGTTCCAAGTAAGTAATGTTattgattattaattattaattaggatAAAAAAGGGaaatgaaattgattttgtgtttgttttgtgaattgattaatataGGTAGATGGGGTATTAATGACACCAGATGGACCAGAGGAATGGCCTAAAGCAGATAGCCTTAAGCAATGGCTTGTGTTTTACAGACTGGATAATATGAGTTTCACAGGAACTGGTACTATTCAAGGCAATGGAGAAAAGTGGTGGGATCTCCCTTGCAAACCTCACAGGGTAAACAAATATAACCATCTTATATTTTAGCATTTACTAAAAATTGTAccaaatttaacacaaaatatAGTCAAATTTATCAAAATTTACCTTTTTATTAGACACTTTAaatagagcattgctattgggcaTTAGTAGTGCCTAGCACTTTCTATTAGTAGGCAATATTCtctaaaagttattttattaagttatatgacacccgatacttaattacacccaGAAGAATACTAGAAACCAAACTTTGAAGCTCATTGGTAATAACTTGAACTGAAAATGCAGGGTCCAAATGGATCAACAAAGTCAGGACCATGTGATAGCCCAGCTGTGAGTACTACTATTATTTACTAAAGAGAGTTCAATTTcaatgtatgtttttttttttttaattaatgaagTGATAATTGAATAATGGTGCAGTTAATACGATTCTTCATGAGCAACAACTTGGTTGTAAAAGGGCTTAGCATAAAAAACAGTCCAATGTTTCACATGAAATTCGATGGGTGTGAAGGTGTGCTAATTGATGGGATATCCATTTCATCACCAAAGCTAAGCCCAAACACTGATGGGATCCACATAGAGAATACTAAATCGGTGGGGATATACAACTCAATGATAGCCAATGGTATAGTTACCTCCCTATACTATTACAACACTACCATTTATTTAGTCTTGTCTTTTTCAATtcattcattaattaattacatttttatttattaattaattacatttttatttattaattaattaccaaaGGTGATGACTGCATTTCTATTGGTACTGGATGCTCTGACGTGGACATTGAAGGTGTGACCTGTGGCCCAAGTCACGGGATTAGGTGCGTACTCATTTTGTTGAAAATCAATTTATACTTTCATGTATATAGAGAAAATATCTATTCTATGATATTTAgtaagttatattttttatacagtttgaataaaattttatataaaaaaaatcacaaactaaaaaaaaaaaattaaaactatattttattattttcatctattttataatttgatgaaaacaactaaaaccccttcaaaaatagatttttgtattattattaatacaatacatataataattttttttttattgttaaaacATATATTAAGATTaattctacaattttttttttttgaaaaatcattttctttttaactttttttattactagaaatcaaatta is a genomic window of Cannabis sativa cultivar Pink pepper isolate KNU-18-1 chromosome 9, ASM2916894v1, whole genome shotgun sequence containing:
- the LOC115723414 gene encoding polygalacturonase At1g48100, whose amino-acid sequence is MEIIRGLLLIFWMIVIINNVEGRFHYHKKQNKNNNESPTPSASVVPSDPSSSPPPSSSPVVVPSDPYVNNPAPAPEDDDTTTGGGDNCTTFDVMSFGAVGDGVADDTAAFKEAWKAACGVESGVVLAPADYCFKITSTIFSGPCSPGLMFQVDGVLMTPDGPEEWPKADSLKQWLVFYRLDNMSFTGTGTIQGNGEKWWDLPCKPHRGPNGSTKSGPCDSPALIRFFMSNNLVVKGLSIKNSPMFHMKFDGCEGVLIDGISISSPKLSPNTDGIHIENTKSVGIYNSMIANGDDCISIGTGCSDVDIEGVTCGPSHGISIGSLGVHNSQACVSNISVRNVMIRESDNGLRIKTWQGGTGSVSNILFENIEMENVRNCINVDQYYCLSKADCLNQTSAVYVNDIQYRTIKGTYDVRTTPIHFACSDAVACTNITMSDVELLPHEGQLLEDPFCWNAYGTQQTLTIPPINCLQDGEAQTLAEPHKYTCNN